The following are from one region of the Ruegeria sp. THAF33 genome:
- a CDS encoding ABC transporter substrate-binding protein, whose protein sequence is MFRFSFVLAALTLTSGAAQAEVAISVTYLQQEVERPPVLSNLDPIPEDLGKAGAELGLADNLTTAKFLGHKYDLTVTTVPAGGDWAQAARQALVNGPFVILDAPAQAQLEVADLPEAAGAVLFNASAPDLSLREAECRANLLHTLPSDVMRTDALTQFLVKRRWDEIVLISGEHPGDQAFAEALKRSLQKFRLDLQAEKTWVFDADLRRNAAQEVPLFTQDFGDYDVLLVADELDDFGRYIPFNTWEPRPVAGSEGLQPVTWSRVVEQWGAVQMQNRFADQAGRAMRPKDYAAWAAYRALGEAVTRTQSDDPAVLRDYILSDDFELAGFKGRAMNFRAWNGQLRQPIPLVTDRAVVAMAPLEGFLHQRTELDTLGIDEAESQCQAFKE, encoded by the coding sequence ATGTTCAGATTTTCTTTTGTTCTTGCAGCCTTGACGCTGACATCTGGCGCTGCGCAGGCTGAGGTTGCGATTTCAGTGACCTATCTGCAGCAAGAGGTTGAGCGCCCTCCGGTTCTGTCCAACCTCGACCCGATTCCCGAAGATCTGGGCAAGGCGGGGGCCGAGCTGGGTCTGGCCGACAATCTGACGACGGCCAAGTTTCTGGGGCATAAATATGATCTGACGGTGACCACGGTGCCCGCGGGCGGTGACTGGGCGCAAGCCGCGCGGCAGGCTTTGGTCAATGGTCCCTTCGTCATTCTGGATGCGCCTGCGCAAGCGCAGCTTGAGGTCGCCGATCTGCCCGAAGCGGCAGGCGCGGTGCTGTTTAACGCCTCGGCCCCGGACCTGTCGCTGCGCGAGGCCGAGTGTCGCGCCAACCTGTTACACACGTTGCCATCGGATGTGATGCGCACCGATGCACTGACGCAGTTCCTTGTCAAACGCCGGTGGGATGAAATAGTCCTGATCTCGGGCGAGCATCCGGGGGATCAGGCCTTTGCCGAGGCGCTGAAGCGGTCGCTGCAAAAGTTCCGGTTGGACCTGCAGGCGGAAAAGACGTGGGTGTTCGATGCCGATCTTCGACGAAATGCAGCACAAGAGGTGCCACTGTTTACGCAAGACTTCGGCGACTATGACGTGTTGCTAGTCGCTGATGAGCTGGACGATTTCGGCCGCTATATCCCCTTCAACACATGGGAACCGCGCCCCGTTGCCGGGTCAGAGGGGTTGCAGCCCGTCACGTGGTCGCGCGTGGTTGAACAATGGGGCGCTGTGCAGATGCAGAACCGTTTTGCCGATCAGGCAGGGCGGGCGATGCGCCCCAAGGATTACGCCGCGTGGGCGGCCTATCGGGCCTTGGGCGAGGCGGTGACGCGCACCCAATCCGACGACCCTGCGGTTCTGCGCGACTATATCCTGTCGGATGATTTCGAACTGGCGGGCTTCAAAGGCCGCGCGATGAATTTCCGGGCCTGGAACGGCCAGTTGCGGCAACCCATCCCGCTGGTCACGGATCGCGCCGTTGTGGCGATGGCTCCGCTTGAGGGGTTTCTGCACCAACGCACCGAACTGGACACGCTGGGCATTGATGAAGCCGAAAGCCAGTGTCAGGCATTTAAGGAGTAA
- a CDS encoding sel1 repeat family protein, with the protein MIRIAFALLFLGTAASAQTVEDEFGTLNPQDTGFGRVMSNIDNGVTDMTTCATGYYITKSGRHEMARKLFESCANAGYTGAMTWMGQLDNNGLGGDYDPDAAAAWDKRAADLGDPVGKFNYGLNLLRGHGVAQDPELGRAYVDEAASDGLKIAKRLQESGYDPNEVTPDADEWKYAPLF; encoded by the coding sequence ATGATCCGTATCGCATTTGCACTACTGTTTCTGGGCACAGCCGCCTCGGCCCAGACGGTCGAGGATGAGTTCGGCACGCTCAACCCGCAGGACACGGGATTTGGCCGCGTCATGAGCAATATTGACAATGGCGTCACCGATATGACGACCTGCGCAACCGGCTACTACATCACCAAATCCGGCCGGCACGAGATGGCGCGCAAGCTGTTCGAAAGCTGCGCCAATGCCGGGTATACCGGCGCGATGACATGGATGGGGCAGTTGGACAATAACGGGCTGGGCGGAGACTACGATCCCGATGCCGCCGCCGCCTGGGACAAACGCGCCGCTGATCTGGGCGATCCGGTGGGCAAGTTCAACTATGGTCTGAACCTGCTGCGCGGTCACGGGGTGGCGCAAGACCCCGAGCTAGGCCGCGCCTATGTGGATGAAGCCGCAAGCGACGGCTTGAAGATCGCCAAACGTCTGCAAGAGTCTGGCTATGATCCCAACGAGGTCACGCCGGACGCAGATGAGTGGAAGTACGCGCCCTTGTTCTGA
- a CDS encoding PQQ-dependent methanol/ethanol family dehydrogenase, whose product MKRFIMAAAASIVATSAAYAEVTEDDLANDQTITTQVVTNGMGRHLQRYSPLDMLNKDNVKNLLPAWAFSLGGEKQRGQETQPLIYDGMMYITGSYSRLYAIDLETGKEVWQYDARLPEGILPCCDVVNRGAAIYGDKVIFGTLDARIVALNKDTGDVVWRDKIADYKAGYSYTAAPLIVDGLVITGNSGGEFGIVGAVQARDVNTGDLVWERPVIEGHMGTLNGEESTMTGELNATWPGDMWKTGGGATWLGGSYDADTDTLVFGAGNPAPWNSWLRDAGTPTEGNKGDNLYAASRIGIDPKTGEIKWHFQTTPREGWDYDGVNEVVAYTDREGNQRFATADRNGYFYVLNREDGGFVSATPFVKDITWADGIDETGRPIFVENNRPGDPAAAADGNKGEVIFASPSFLGGKNWMPMAFSQNTGNFYVPSNEWGMDIWNEPITYKKGAAYLGAGFTIKPNYEDHIGSLKAIDPDTGEWKWEYKNDAPLWSGVMTTAGGLVFFGTPEGEFIALDDETGEKLWSFQTGSGIVGQPVTWEQDGEQYVSIISGWGGAVPLWGGEVAKKVNYLNQGGTLWTFRLPKELASAN is encoded by the coding sequence ATGAAACGGTTTATCATGGCCGCCGCTGCGAGCATTGTCGCGACCAGCGCGGCCTATGCAGAAGTTACCGAAGACGATCTGGCCAATGACCAAACGATCACAACTCAGGTTGTGACCAATGGTATGGGGCGGCATTTGCAGCGCTACAGCCCGCTGGATATGCTGAACAAGGACAACGTCAAGAACCTGCTTCCGGCCTGGGCCTTCAGTCTTGGCGGAGAGAAGCAGCGCGGACAGGAAACTCAGCCGCTGATCTATGACGGGATGATGTATATCACCGGGTCGTATTCACGCCTCTATGCGATTGATCTGGAGACCGGCAAAGAGGTCTGGCAATACGATGCCCGCCTGCCCGAAGGCATTCTGCCCTGCTGTGACGTGGTCAACCGGGGCGCTGCCATCTATGGCGACAAGGTCATTTTCGGTACGCTGGACGCGCGGATCGTGGCGCTGAACAAGGACACGGGCGATGTGGTCTGGCGCGACAAGATTGCCGACTACAAAGCGGGCTATTCCTATACGGCTGCCCCGCTGATCGTCGACGGTCTGGTCATCACCGGCAACTCGGGCGGTGAGTTCGGCATCGTCGGCGCGGTTCAAGCGCGGGACGTCAATACCGGCGATCTGGTCTGGGAACGCCCCGTTATCGAAGGTCACATGGGCACGCTGAATGGCGAAGAAAGCACCATGACAGGTGAGCTGAACGCGACCTGGCCCGGTGACATGTGGAAAACCGGCGGCGGCGCGACCTGGTTGGGCGGCTCTTACGATGCTGACACCGACACGCTGGTCTTTGGCGCAGGCAACCCGGCCCCCTGGAACAGCTGGCTACGCGATGCCGGCACCCCGACCGAGGGCAACAAGGGCGACAACCTCTATGCCGCCAGCCGTATCGGAATCGACCCCAAAACCGGCGAGATCAAGTGGCATTTCCAGACTACCCCGCGTGAAGGCTGGGACTATGACGGTGTGAACGAAGTGGTCGCTTATACCGACCGCGAAGGTAACCAGCGCTTCGCCACTGCCGACCGGAACGGGTACTTCTATGTTCTGAACCGTGAGGATGGTGGGTTCGTCTCGGCGACACCTTTCGTCAAGGACATTACATGGGCCGACGGAATTGATGAAACCGGCCGTCCGATCTTTGTCGAAAACAACCGTCCCGGTGATCCGGCCGCTGCGGCTGATGGCAACAAGGGTGAGGTCATCTTTGCCTCGCCGTCCTTCCTGGGCGGCAAGAACTGGATGCCGATGGCCTTCTCGCAGAACACCGGTAATTTCTACGTGCCTTCGAACGAATGGGGCATGGACATTTGGAATGAGCCGATCACCTACAAGAAAGGCGCGGCCTATCTGGGCGCGGGCTTTACCATCAAGCCGAACTACGAGGATCACATCGGTTCGCTCAAGGCGATTGACCCCGATACCGGCGAGTGGAAGTGGGAATACAAGAACGACGCGCCGCTGTGGTCAGGTGTGATGACGACGGCTGGCGGGCTGGTGTTCTTTGGCACCCCCGAAGGCGAGTTCATCGCGCTGGATGACGAAACCGGCGAAAAGCTGTGGTCGTTCCAGACCGGCTCGGGCATCGTGGGTCAGCCTGTGACCTGGGAACAGGATGGCGAACAGTATGTCTCGATCATATCCGGCTGGGGCGGTGCGGTTCCGCTGTGGGGCGGTGAAGTGGCCAAGAAGGTCAACTACCTCAACCAGGGAGGCACGTTGTGGACTTTCCGCCTGCCCAAGGAACTGGCCTCGGCGAACTGA
- a CDS encoding cytochrome c family protein — MKHIILSLGLAACAASAAPAYAQSTFDRVKVEAGETLFVSECRRCHAPGATDPSYGPQLDGVVGRRAGTVDGYEYSEALAGSGIVWTPAALRAWMEDNDGFMPGTKMRHVGIEDRTVQDFILAYLSSISDQ; from the coding sequence ATGAAACACATCATCTTGTCCCTTGGCCTTGCTGCCTGCGCAGCTTCAGCCGCACCTGCATATGCCCAATCCACCTTTGACCGCGTCAAGGTCGAGGCGGGGGAAACCCTGTTTGTCTCGGAATGCCGCCGCTGCCATGCGCCGGGCGCGACCGATCCCAGCTATGGCCCTCAGCTGGACGGTGTCGTCGGGCGCAGGGCGGGCACGGTCGACGGCTATGAGTATTCTGAGGCTCTGGCCGGATCAGGCATCGTCTGGACACCCGCCGCTTTGCGCGCATGGATGGAAGACAATGACGGATTCATGCCCGGCACAAAGATGCGCCATGTCGGGATCGAGGACCGGACGGTGCAGGACTTCATTCTGGCCTATCTGAGCAGCATCTCAGACCAGTGA
- a CDS encoding ABC transporter substrate-binding protein, translating into MIGRHFIFSLLVAALSAGSALARCEDHVPQPKPQNASRDIVGADLDTIVERGYIEFAAYEDFAPWSFEQDGKIQGVDIEIGKLIAQDLGVEPRFNLVAAGENLEADLRNWIWKGPLINGRVANVMLHIPYDSEFACRVEQVVFTGQYHDEEIAIAFRRDAYPEDPPVPAYFRFDTVAVENDSIADFYLSSFPGGQLSQNVSRFPTADQAMQALAAGETMAAMGPRAQLEAGLTPDLDIHTPPLPGFAVSTWTSGVAVHFAYRGLSYAVDDAIYAALQDGRIAKIFEDYGLTHTPPELR; encoded by the coding sequence ATGATCGGACGCCATTTCATTTTCTCCCTGTTGGTCGCCGCCCTGTCCGCCGGGTCGGCTCTGGCCAGGTGTGAAGACCATGTGCCCCAACCCAAACCCCAGAATGCCAGCCGCGACATCGTGGGCGCTGACCTCGATACCATTGTCGAGCGCGGCTATATCGAATTCGCCGCCTACGAAGATTTCGCGCCCTGGTCGTTTGAGCAGGACGGTAAGATTCAGGGCGTGGACATCGAAATCGGCAAGTTGATTGCACAGGATCTGGGGGTCGAGCCCCGGTTCAATCTGGTCGCGGCAGGAGAGAACCTAGAGGCCGATCTGCGCAACTGGATCTGGAAAGGTCCGCTGATCAACGGGCGCGTGGCCAATGTCATGCTGCACATTCCCTATGACAGCGAATTTGCCTGCCGGGTCGAACAGGTGGTGTTCACCGGCCAGTATCATGACGAGGAAATCGCCATCGCCTTTCGCCGCGATGCCTATCCCGAAGACCCTCCGGTTCCGGCCTATTTCCGTTTTGACACCGTCGCGGTTGAAAACGACTCAATTGCTGATTTCTACCTGTCGTCTTTTCCCGGCGGGCAACTGTCGCAGAATGTCAGCCGGTTCCCTACTGCAGATCAGGCGATGCAGGCCCTGGCCGCAGGTGAAACGATGGCCGCAATGGGCCCCCGCGCCCAGCTTGAGGCCGGACTGACCCCCGATCTGGATATCCATACCCCGCCTTTGCCCGGCTTTGCCGTCAGCACCTGGACCAGTGGCGTGGCTGTGCATTTTGCCTATCGCGGCCTCAGTTATGCGGTTGATGATGCGATCTATGCAGCGCTTCAGGATGGCCGCATCGCCAAAATCTTCGAGGATTATGGGCTGACGCATACCCCTCCCGAACTGCGCTGA
- a CDS encoding response regulator transcription factor — MLAEPARQNDFENVLIVDDHPLFCDALSMTLQSVAEIGEIHTANCLERAMELLSGGLKPDAVMLDLNLPDVDGLDGLVRLRAAANAPVIVVSSLADNRVVSQVIQAGAAGYVPKHSQREVFRTAFETVHSGDVFLPEGCVLVEDEEADEQSDAINRLATLTNQQARILQLICEGKLNKQIAYDLSIAETTVKAHVTAIMRKLGVQSRTQAVLIAKKASFASVLQE, encoded by the coding sequence ATGCTTGCAGAACCCGCCAGACAAAATGATTTTGAGAATGTTCTGATTGTCGACGATCATCCGTTGTTCTGCGATGCGTTGTCGATGACGCTGCAAAGCGTCGCTGAGATTGGGGAAATTCATACCGCAAACTGTCTGGAACGGGCCATGGAGCTTTTGTCAGGTGGGTTGAAGCCAGACGCTGTTATGTTGGATCTCAACTTGCCGGATGTAGATGGGCTTGACGGTCTGGTTCGACTAAGGGCCGCGGCCAATGCCCCGGTCATTGTGGTTTCGTCACTCGCCGACAATCGCGTAGTGAGTCAGGTGATACAAGCGGGTGCTGCAGGGTACGTTCCGAAACACAGCCAGCGCGAGGTTTTTCGAACTGCGTTCGAGACAGTTCATTCCGGAGATGTATTCTTACCCGAAGGATGCGTTCTCGTCGAAGACGAAGAAGCCGACGAACAGAGTGACGCCATCAACAGGCTAGCGACGTTGACAAATCAGCAGGCGCGAATCCTTCAGCTGATTTGTGAAGGCAAGCTGAATAAGCAAATTGCTTATGACCTGTCGATCGCTGAAACTACGGTTAAGGCACATGTCACTGCTATCATGCGAAAGTTAGGGGTTCAAAGCCGAACGCAAGCTGTTCTGATTGCAAAGAAAGCGTCTTTTGCCAGCGTCTTGCAAGAATAA
- the pedF gene encoding cytochrome c-550 PedF: MRLGFYSAAIAATVTAGMALAHGDVAPQPVNTDALPDVSEEWLIENPYRDQGEEVWQAAIEIGDSGYNQNCARCHGLGVVSGGLAPDLRYLEAEEYGDEWYIERFREGYTQNGITKMPAFGDLLGQKAAWAIRTYIETRPDDGALDDHSDRLKEIRDELAAMAEGADGDTAALQSELNEIAGTIETGSGAPVADSVALRAAVLISGEAPDFAQAAEQLTIGLSAAQ, translated from the coding sequence ATGCGTCTTGGTTTTTACAGCGCGGCGATTGCGGCTACAGTGACAGCGGGCATGGCGCTGGCACATGGAGATGTCGCGCCCCAGCCGGTAAATACGGATGCCCTGCCCGACGTGAGCGAGGAATGGTTGATCGAGAACCCCTATCGCGATCAGGGCGAAGAGGTCTGGCAGGCTGCAATCGAAATCGGCGATTCCGGCTATAACCAGAACTGCGCACGCTGCCACGGTTTGGGCGTCGTATCGGGCGGACTGGCGCCTGACCTTCGCTACCTCGAGGCTGAAGAATACGGCGATGAATGGTATATCGAACGCTTCCGTGAGGGCTATACCCAGAACGGCATCACCAAGATGCCCGCCTTTGGCGATCTGTTGGGCCAAAAGGCCGCCTGGGCCATTCGTACCTATATCGAGACCCGCCCCGATGACGGCGCGCTGGATGATCATTCGGACCGGTTGAAGGAAATCCGCGACGAGCTGGCCGCTATGGCCGAGGGCGCGGATGGGGACACAGCCGCCCTGCAATCCGAACTGAACGAGATCGCGGGCACAATCGAAACCGGCTCGGGCGCGCCTGTGGCCGACTCGGTGGCCCTGCGCGCTGCGGTGCTGATCTCGGGCGAGGCCCCGGATTTTGCACAGGCGGCGGAGCAGCTGACTATCGGATTGTCTGCCGCGCAATAG
- a CDS encoding YVTN family beta-propeller repeat protein produces MRLAALLAATALCAPATADEIWISNEKDDTLSVIDIETLEVIRTIETGERPRGITFSKDYSVLYICASDSDSVQVMDPETGEILHDLPSGEDPEQFVLHPNDKHLYIANEDDAITTVVDTESRTVIAQIDVGIEPEGMAVSPDGKIAITTSETTNMAHWIDTETQELFANTLVDSRPRHAEFLKDGTELWVSSEIGGTITVFDVETQTEKAKIEFEVEGVHPDRVQPVGFELSNGDETAFVALGPSNHVAAVNAETYEVEDYILVGRRVWHMDFNADKSLLFTTNGVSGDVTVIDVAKREPIKTIKVGRFPWGAAFRPTN; encoded by the coding sequence ATGAGACTAGCAGCACTTCTGGCAGCGACCGCGCTTTGCGCTCCTGCCACTGCCGATGAGATCTGGATCAGCAATGAAAAGGACGACACGCTCAGTGTGATCGACATCGAAACGCTTGAGGTGATCCGCACGATCGAGACCGGAGAACGCCCGCGCGGGATCACGTTCTCCAAGGACTACTCCGTTCTCTATATCTGCGCGTCCGACAGTGACTCGGTGCAGGTGATGGACCCCGAAACGGGCGAGATTCTGCACGACCTACCCTCGGGCGAGGACCCTGAGCAGTTCGTACTGCACCCCAATGACAAGCATCTTTATATCGCCAATGAGGATGACGCGATTACTACAGTGGTAGACACGGAATCGCGCACGGTGATTGCCCAGATCGACGTGGGAATCGAGCCGGAAGGCATGGCCGTCTCACCAGATGGCAAGATTGCCATCACGACGTCCGAGACCACCAACATGGCTCATTGGATCGATACGGAAACGCAAGAGCTGTTTGCCAATACGCTCGTCGACTCCCGACCACGTCACGCCGAGTTCCTGAAGGACGGCACGGAGCTTTGGGTGAGTTCCGAGATTGGGGGCACGATCACCGTGTTTGACGTCGAAACCCAGACCGAGAAGGCCAAGATCGAGTTTGAGGTCGAAGGGGTCCACCCCGACCGGGTACAGCCCGTGGGGTTTGAGTTGTCGAACGGGGACGAGACCGCATTTGTCGCGTTGGGGCCGTCGAACCATGTCGCCGCCGTCAACGCCGAAACCTACGAGGTTGAGGATTACATCCTCGTGGGTCGCCGCGTCTGGCACATGGATTTCAACGCCGACAAGTCGCTGTTGTTCACCACCAACGGCGTCTCCGGCGATGTGACTGTGATTGATGTGGCCAAGCGCGAACCGATCAAGACGATCAAGGTTGGGCGTTTCCCTTGGGGCGCGGCCTTCCGTCCGACCAACTGA
- a CDS encoding ABC transporter ATP-binding protein: MTGLSVRNVSYAYGDKRALDDVSFHVPQGAFCALLGPNGAGKSTLFSLLTRLFTTAQGVIEVAGFDISKQPRQALAQIGVVFQQPTLDLDLTVHRNLSYFAALHGLSGRAAETRITAALERLDMAERASERTRDLNGGHRRRLEIARCLIHAPSVLLLDEPTVGLDAAARSAITQHVHDLSAQDGLTVLWATHLTDEITPDDQLAILHRGKMLTQGTCRDITGDQPLQKVFLSMTGAAT, encoded by the coding sequence GTGACAGGGCTTTCGGTCCGCAATGTCAGCTACGCCTATGGCGACAAACGCGCCCTTGATGACGTGAGCTTTCATGTCCCGCAGGGCGCGTTTTGCGCGTTGCTGGGGCCCAATGGCGCGGGGAAATCAACGCTGTTTTCCCTTCTGACCCGCCTGTTCACCACCGCGCAGGGGGTGATAGAGGTGGCGGGGTTCGATATCTCGAAACAGCCCCGTCAGGCCTTGGCGCAGATCGGGGTGGTGTTTCAGCAGCCGACGCTGGATCTGGACCTCACGGTTCATCGCAACCTCAGCTATTTCGCTGCCTTGCATGGCCTGTCAGGTCGTGCTGCCGAGACCCGTATCACCGCCGCGCTGGAACGTCTGGATATGGCCGAACGCGCAAGCGAACGCACACGCGATCTGAATGGCGGCCATCGCAGACGGCTGGAGATCGCGCGTTGCCTGATCCACGCGCCTTCGGTACTGTTGCTGGACGAACCGACAGTGGGGCTGGATGCCGCCGCGCGCAGTGCCATCACCCAACATGTGCATGATCTGTCGGCACAGGATGGTTTGACCGTGTTGTGGGCGACCCATCTGACCGATGAGATCACCCCCGACGATCAGCTTGCCATCCTGCATCGGGGCAAGATGCTGACACAAGGCACCTGCCGCGACATCACCGGCGACCAACCTCTGCAAAAGGTGTTTTTGTCGATGACCGGAGCCGCCACATGA
- a CDS encoding FIST N-terminal domain-containing protein, whose amino-acid sequence MEYAVGLATAQSGSSGIVRTAFASCDATEPVGVLADAFGDDPMALVILFVSPSADAETIIAEAAERFSPTQVVGCTTAGELGEYGYGEDQIVAMGLPRSHFQARTVPVSNLDDFDAEGIINEMIRNRNAMMRDCSDWEHEFTFLMIDGLSTKEDKLTAELAVGLGPVPLFGGSAGDGTDFGHTYVLHDGRALENAAILVQVRTRCPIKVFKTDHLIPAARRMVVTKADPAKRVVQEINAEPAAREYARILGKDPEQLTTFTFAAHPVVVQIGGQHHVRAIQRVAGNGDLVFFSAIDEGLVLTLAEPRDMVEHLQEEIAALNEKQQPDTILACDCILRRLEAQEKQKTHDISRILSDNRVFGFSTYGEQYNSIHVNQTLTGVAIYPPKDD is encoded by the coding sequence ATGGAGTACGCAGTCGGATTGGCGACAGCCCAATCCGGTTCATCCGGTATAGTTAGAACGGCTTTTGCAAGTTGTGACGCCACGGAACCGGTCGGTGTCCTGGCAGATGCGTTTGGCGATGACCCGATGGCTTTGGTCATATTGTTTGTCAGCCCAAGTGCTGATGCCGAGACAATTATTGCCGAGGCTGCAGAACGATTCTCACCCACTCAGGTGGTCGGTTGCACGACAGCGGGAGAGTTGGGCGAATACGGTTACGGCGAAGATCAGATCGTAGCAATGGGTTTACCGCGTTCGCATTTCCAAGCGAGAACTGTTCCTGTATCGAACTTGGATGACTTTGATGCCGAGGGAATCATCAACGAAATGATCCGAAACCGAAACGCCATGATGCGCGACTGTTCGGATTGGGAACACGAATTCACCTTCCTCATGATTGACGGGCTGTCCACCAAGGAAGACAAGCTGACGGCAGAACTGGCTGTGGGGTTGGGTCCAGTGCCTCTGTTTGGAGGGTCAGCCGGCGACGGGACTGATTTTGGCCATACATATGTTTTGCACGACGGGCGCGCGCTGGAAAACGCAGCCATTCTGGTGCAGGTGCGAACGCGGTGCCCGATCAAAGTGTTCAAAACGGACCACTTGATACCGGCAGCCCGTCGTATGGTTGTTACCAAGGCTGATCCGGCCAAACGTGTCGTTCAGGAAATCAACGCTGAACCAGCAGCGCGGGAATACGCTCGGATTCTGGGTAAAGACCCTGAACAATTGACCACTTTTACCTTTGCTGCGCATCCTGTTGTGGTGCAGATTGGCGGTCAGCATCATGTCCGCGCCATCCAACGCGTCGCTGGCAATGGTGATCTGGTTTTCTTCTCGGCAATTGACGAAGGTCTGGTTCTAACTTTGGCCGAGCCGCGCGATATGGTGGAACATCTTCAAGAAGAAATTGCTGCTTTGAACGAAAAGCAGCAGCCTGACACGATCTTGGCCTGTGATTGCATTCTGCGTCGTCTTGAGGCGCAGGAAAAACAGAAGACACACGACATATCGCGCATTCTGTCGGATAACCGTGTTTTCGGGTTCTCGACCTATGGAGAGCAATACAACTCGATCCACGTCAATCAAACCCTGACCGGTGTTGCGATATACCCGCCCAAGGATGACTAG
- a CDS encoding CoxG family protein — translation MELHDSRTIAAPRSEVWNALLSADVLRKCVPGCQEMTGTAEDGFDATVVQKVGPVKATFKGKVTLSDMVSGESLKLSGEGKGGAAGFAKGAADVTLSDVAEGTLLTYNVDARVGGKLAQLGGRVVDGFAKKMADQFFQNFQSAVEVEPEAPASEAAAEPEQQAEEATEKKGWLKRVLGG, via the coding sequence ATGGAGTTACATGACAGCCGCACAATAGCCGCGCCACGGTCCGAGGTCTGGAATGCCCTTCTGTCGGCAGATGTTCTGCGCAAATGCGTCCCCGGTTGCCAAGAGATGACCGGCACCGCAGAGGACGGGTTCGATGCCACCGTGGTGCAGAAAGTCGGCCCCGTCAAAGCCACGTTCAAAGGGAAAGTGACCCTGTCCGACATGGTGTCCGGGGAAAGCCTGAAATTGTCGGGCGAAGGCAAGGGCGGCGCTGCCGGATTTGCCAAGGGCGCGGCCGATGTCACGCTGTCCGATGTCGCCGAAGGCACCTTGCTGACCTACAACGTGGACGCGCGCGTGGGCGGCAAGCTGGCCCAACTGGGTGGCCGCGTCGTGGACGGTTTCGCCAAGAAAATGGCGGATCAGTTCTTTCAGAATTTCCAAAGCGCGGTCGAGGTCGAGCCAGAGGCCCCCGCCAGCGAAGCGGCAGCTGAACCAGAACAACAAGCGGAAGAGGCAACCGAAAAGAAAGGCTGGCTCAAGCGCGTTTTGGGCGGTTGA
- a CDS encoding ABC transporter permease, producing the protein MTGALIALCAILIREALRFVRQRSRFIAALVRPLVWLVVFAAGFRAALGLSITPPYQTYITYEIYIVPGLCGMIMLFNGMQSSLSLVYDREMGSMRLLLTSPLPRWWLLFCRLLASTTISILQVYTFLAVAAICGIDMPWYGYLCVFPALIIAGLMLGALGLALSSAIKQLENFAGVMNFVIFPMFFLSSALYPLWKMAESSALLRDICALNPFTHAVELIRFALYGQFNGAALGWTILAGLAFLGLALWGYDPARGIKRPGR; encoded by the coding sequence ATGACCGGTGCGCTGATCGCCCTGTGCGCGATCCTGATCCGCGAGGCGCTGCGTTTTGTGCGTCAACGAAGCCGGTTCATCGCCGCTTTGGTACGCCCGTTGGTCTGGCTGGTTGTCTTTGCTGCCGGGTTCCGCGCAGCATTGGGCCTGTCGATCACGCCGCCCTATCAGACCTATATCACCTATGAGATCTACATCGTGCCGGGCCTGTGCGGCATGATTATGCTATTCAATGGGATGCAAAGCTCTCTCAGCCTTGTCTATGACCGTGAGATGGGGTCGATGCGGTTGCTGCTGACCAGCCCTCTGCCGCGGTGGTGGTTGTTGTTCTGCCGCCTGCTGGCCAGCACCACGATCTCGATCCTGCAGGTCTATACGTTTCTGGCGGTTGCCGCGATCTGCGGGATTGATATGCCTTGGTACGGATATCTGTGCGTCTTTCCCGCGCTGATCATTGCCGGACTGATGCTCGGCGCTCTGGGTTTGGCTTTGTCCTCGGCCATCAAACAGCTTGAGAATTTTGCGGGGGTGATGAATTTTGTCATCTTCCCGATGTTCTTTCTGTCCTCGGCGCTTTACCCGCTTTGGAAGATGGCCGAAAGCTCGGCCCTGTTGCGCGATATCTGCGCGCTTAACCCCTTTACCCACGCAGTCGAGCTGATCCGCTTTGCGCTCTATGGTCAGTTCAATGGCGCGGCCCTGGGCTGGACCATCCTGGCCGGTCTGGCGTTTTTGGGCCTTGCGCTGTGGGGCTATGATCCGGCCCGCGGGATCAAACGCCCCGGACGCTAA